One window of Buchnera aphidicola (Rhopalosiphum padi) genomic DNA carries:
- the metE gene encoding 5-methyltetrahydropteroyltriglutamate--homocysteine S-methyltransferase: MTIFNHTLGFPRIGLNRELKKAQEDYWSGNLQSEELLSIGSQLRRENWRKQKEAGVDYIPVGDFAWYDHVLSTSMMLGNIPERHLNVNSNSTIDLDCLFRIARGFSPDIPASEMTKWFNTNYHYIVPEFNKNRILKFSWKQILEETDEALSLGYKVKPVILGPITYLWLGKIKGEYFDRLDLLKNILPIYKQVLNELSQRNIDFVQMDEPALVLDLPEKWKKAYSYVYEYLHGKTKILLTTYFDSIEHNIEYIRNLPIYGIHIDLVFGKYNLFDFNSKLPKEWILSLGVINGRNVWRADLLKWFKNISTILKFREKLLIGSSCSLLHSPIDLKEEKNLDKESKKWFSFAIQKCTELSLLSEALNKNDINAIKKWCSPIYERDFSKRVQNIEVQKRLSKIFNTSFERSHSYEIRSQEQKKKFNLPILPTTTIGSFPQTVEIRKLRRDYKAGLINNTDYEIGIRKHIKEVIKVQEQLGIDVLVHGESERNDMVEYFGENLDGFVFTDNGWVQSYGSRYVKPPIIVGDISRSNSITVKWSKYAQSLTDKPVKGMLTGPVTILFWSFPREDISLEKIAKQIALALQDEVLDLEKEKIEIIQIDEPALREGLPLRKSLWKEYLSWAVDAFRLSSSGVKNTTQIHTHMCYCEFNDIMDAIALLDADVITIETARSDMELLEAFKTFNYPNEVGPGVYDIHSSNIPNIESINFLLSKAMAYIPVERIWVNPDCGLKTRNWNETISALKNMVCAAKEMRNKIQKNNLNK; the protein is encoded by the coding sequence ATGACTATTTTTAATCATACTCTTGGATTTCCAAGAATAGGTTTAAATCGCGAATTAAAAAAAGCTCAGGAAGATTATTGGTCTGGTAATCTTCAATCTGAAGAATTATTATCCATAGGATCTCAATTGAGAAGAGAAAATTGGAGAAAACAAAAAGAAGCTGGAGTTGATTATATACCAGTTGGAGATTTTGCTTGGTATGACCATGTATTAAGTACTAGTATGATGTTAGGAAATATTCCTGAAAGACATCTTAACGTTAATAGTAATAGTACAATTGATTTAGATTGTTTATTTCGAATTGCACGCGGTTTTTCTCCAGATATTCCTGCTTCAGAAATGACTAAATGGTTTAATACAAATTATCATTATATAGTACCAGAATTCAATAAAAATAGAATACTAAAATTTTCGTGGAAACAAATCTTAGAAGAAACAGATGAAGCTTTATCATTAGGATATAAAGTAAAACCTGTAATTTTAGGTCCGATTACATATCTTTGGTTAGGAAAAATAAAAGGAGAATATTTTGATCGTTTAGATCTTCTTAAAAATATATTACCAATATATAAACAAGTTTTAAATGAGCTATCGCAACGTAATATTGATTTTGTTCAAATGGATGAACCTGCCTTAGTTTTAGATCTTCCAGAAAAATGGAAAAAAGCTTATTCTTACGTTTATGAATATTTACATGGAAAAACTAAAATACTATTAACAACATATTTTGATAGTATTGAACATAATATAGAGTATATTCGAAATTTACCTATTTATGGTATTCATATTGATTTAGTTTTTGGAAAATATAACTTATTTGATTTTAATTCTAAACTACCTAAAGAATGGATTTTATCTCTAGGAGTAATTAATGGTCGAAATGTATGGCGTGCTGATCTTTTAAAATGGTTTAAAAATATCTCTACTATTTTAAAATTTCGTGAAAAATTATTAATTGGTTCATCTTGTTCTTTATTGCATTCTCCTATTGATTTAAAAGAAGAAAAAAATTTAGACAAAGAGTCTAAAAAATGGTTTTCTTTCGCTATACAAAAGTGCACTGAACTATCTTTATTATCTGAAGCATTAAATAAAAACGATATTAATGCTATTAAAAAATGGTGTTCACCTATTTATGAGCGTGATTTTTCTAAAAGGGTGCAAAACATTGAAGTTCAAAAACGGTTGTCTAAAATTTTTAATACGAGTTTTGAACGTTCTCATTCTTATGAAATTCGTTCTCAAGAACAGAAAAAAAAATTTAATTTACCTATTTTACCAACAACTACTATTGGATCTTTTCCACAAACAGTTGAAATAAGAAAATTGCGACGTGATTATAAAGCAGGATTAATAAATAATACTGATTATGAAATAGGAATTAGAAAACATATTAAAGAAGTAATAAAAGTACAAGAACAACTAGGTATAGATGTTTTAGTACACGGAGAGTCTGAAAGAAATGATATGGTTGAGTATTTTGGTGAAAACTTAGATGGATTTGTTTTTACAGATAACGGATGGGTTCAAAGTTATGGTTCACGTTATGTTAAACCTCCTATTATTGTCGGTGATATCAGTCGTTCAAATTCAATAACTGTAAAATGGTCTAAATATGCTCAATCTTTAACCGATAAACCAGTAAAGGGAATGCTGACAGGACCGGTAACAATTTTATTTTGGTCTTTTCCTAGAGAAGATATTTCATTAGAAAAAATTGCTAAACAAATTGCATTGGCATTGCAAGATGAAGTATTAGATTTAGAAAAAGAAAAAATAGAAATCATTCAAATTGATGAGCCTGCATTACGAGAAGGTTTGCCCTTGCGTAAAAGTTTATGGAAAGAGTATTTGTCTTGGGCAGTGGATGCATTTCGTTTAAGCTCTTCAGGGGTAAAAAATACTACACAAATTCATACACATATGTGTTATTGTGAATTTAATGATATTATGGATGCCATTGCTTTATTAGATGCTGACGTTATTACGATTGAAACTGCTCGCTCAGATATGGAATTATTGGAAGCATTTAAAACATTTAATTATCCAAACGAAGTTGGTCCTGGAGTTTATGACATTCATTCCTCAAATATACCTAACATTGAATCAATTAATTTTTTATTAAGCAAAGCTATGGCCTATATTCCAGTAGAACGTATTTGGGTAAATCCAGATTGTGGTTTAAAAACTCGAAATTGGAATGAAACAATATCAGCATTAAAAAATATGGTTTGTGCAGCAAAAGAAATGAGAAATAAAATTCAAAAAAATAACTTAAATAAATAA
- the purH gene encoding bifunctional phosphoribosylaminoimidazolecarboxamide formyltransferase/IMP cyclohydrolase has translation MLLNNTIKNALISLSDKTNLLEISKILSEKKINLLSTGGTADILKKNNIPVMEISNYTNFPEIMDGRVKTLHPKIIGGILGRRKKDQKIMKLHNLIPIDMVIVNFYPFEKIQNREECNAEEIIDNIDIGGPTLVRAAAKNYKDVVVIVDLSDFKSVIKLINNNTISLEKRFDLATKAFEYTSSYEEIIFKYFLKNNSYKEKNQNDIFPNEIKLNFIKKQDLRYGENQHQKSSFYVEKEILKSGTISSSRQVQGKNLSYNNICDADIALECVKEFSEPTCVIVKHGNPCGVSESNSLIKSYLSAYNSDPISAFGGIIAFNSTLDLKTAQEIVKKQFVEVIIAPEIDERALKILQKKQNIRLIVCGKIEKNKKGLDFKRITNGLLIQEYDFNKVNIKNFNFVTNRLPTQKELEDAIFSWKVAKFVKSNAIVYSVNKTTIGIGAGQTSRVDATKLANLKVKDRNHHNTIGAIMASDAFFPFRDGIDNAALVGISCIIQPGGSIRDKEVIQSANEHNISMIFTNKRHFKH, from the coding sequence ATGTTATTAAATAATACTATAAAAAATGCCTTGATTAGTTTATCAGATAAAACAAATCTTTTAGAAATATCAAAAATACTTTCAGAAAAAAAAATAAATTTACTTTCTACAGGAGGAACGGCTGATATTTTAAAAAAAAACAACATACCTGTCATGGAAATATCAAATTACACAAATTTTCCTGAAATAATGGATGGACGAGTTAAAACATTACATCCTAAAATAATAGGTGGTATTTTAGGTAGAAGAAAAAAAGACCAAAAAATTATGAAATTACATAATCTAATACCTATAGATATGGTAATTGTGAATTTTTATCCATTTGAAAAAATACAAAATCGAGAAGAATGTAATGCAGAAGAAATAATTGATAATATTGATATTGGTGGTCCGACACTTGTCCGTGCTGCTGCTAAAAATTACAAAGATGTTGTAGTTATAGTAGATTTATCAGATTTTAAATCAGTTATTAAATTAATTAATAACAATACTATAAGTTTAGAAAAAAGATTTGATTTAGCAACTAAAGCTTTTGAGTATACTTCGTCATATGAAGAAATAATTTTTAAATATTTTTTAAAAAACAATTCTTATAAAGAAAAAAACCAAAATGATATTTTTCCAAATGAAATTAAATTAAATTTTATAAAAAAGCAAGACTTAAGATATGGAGAAAATCAACATCAAAAATCTTCATTTTATGTAGAAAAAGAAATATTAAAGTCTGGAACGATTAGTTCGTCACGTCAAGTACAAGGTAAAAATCTATCTTATAACAATATATGCGATGCTGATATAGCATTAGAATGCGTAAAAGAATTTTCTGAACCAACATGTGTTATTGTCAAACACGGGAATCCTTGCGGAGTCTCAGAAAGTAATTCTCTTATAAAATCATATTTATCTGCTTATAATTCAGATCCTATTTCGGCTTTTGGAGGAATAATTGCTTTTAATTCTACATTAGATTTAAAAACAGCTCAAGAAATTGTTAAAAAACAGTTTGTCGAAGTTATTATTGCTCCTGAAATAGATGAAAGAGCTTTAAAAATACTACAAAAAAAACAAAATATACGTTTAATTGTTTGTGGAAAAATTGAAAAAAATAAAAAAGGTTTAGATTTTAAGAGAATAACTAACGGATTGCTTATACAAGAATATGATTTTAATAAAGTAAATATAAAAAATTTTAATTTTGTTACAAATCGATTACCTACTCAAAAAGAACTAGAAGATGCCATCTTTTCTTGGAAAGTGGCTAAATTTGTTAAATCGAATGCTATCGTATATAGTGTCAATAAAACTACTATTGGAATAGGTGCAGGACAAACAAGCAGAGTTGATGCAACTAAATTAGCGAACTTAAAAGTGAAAGATCGAAATCATCATAATACTATTGGAGCAATTATGGCTTCTGATGCTTTTTTCCCTTTTCGAGATGGGATAGATAATGCTGCTTTAGTTGGTATTAGTTGTATTATTCAACCAGGTGGTTCTATTCGAGATAAAGAAGTAATCCAATCCGCCAATGAACATAATATAAGCATGATTTTTACTAATAAACGTCATTTTAAACATTAA
- a CDS encoding HU family DNA-binding protein — protein sequence MNKTQLIDIISKQSNLSKIQVKSTLETILSAIIESLKKGESVQIVGFGTFKVNLRTSRTGRNPQTGKEIIIPATKVPSFISGKTLKNAIK from the coding sequence ATGAATAAAACTCAGTTAATTGACATTATTTCTAAGCAATCTAATTTATCTAAAATACAGGTTAAATCTACTTTAGAAACAATACTATCAGCTATCATTGAATCCTTAAAAAAAGGTGAATCAGTACAAATAGTAGGTTTTGGTACTTTCAAAGTAAATTTAAGAACATCTCGAACAGGAAGAAATCCTCAAACAGGAAAAGAAATAATTATTCCTGCAACAAAAGTTCCCAGTTTTATATCTGGAAAAACATTAAAAAACGCAATTAAGTAA